In the genome of Chryseobacterium sp. 52, the window GACAAAGGATTAAAGTTTGAATATAAAGAAAAATGCCCTTGTAATACTGAATACACCCTTTCTCAGTATGATGAAAGGGGAAAGATTTGGGAAAAGAGAAAATATCCTGCTGAACCAGATCTTAAAACATTTAAGCTTAAGAATAGAATGGGTTTTACAATTGATAAGCTTGAAAATATTGATTTTTATAGATTGAATGATACCCTTTTCAAACCTTCAGAAAAAAGCGAATTCGATTTTTTTTCAAAACGTTTTTACTGGGACTGCAAAAATGAGGAAGTATGGATATCAACACACCATAAATTATCTTTTAAATAATGGCAACTCATAATGATTTCGGTAAAACAGCAGAAGACCTGGCTGCAGAATATCTGCAAAAGAACGGCTACAAGATCATTACCCGGAATTTCCGGTTTCAAAAAGCAGAGATTGATATCATTGCTGAAAAAGAAAAATTAATCATTATTGTAGAAGTAAAAGCACGTTCTACAGATACTTTTATGTTACCTCAGGAAGCCGTTACCAGAACAAAAATCAAATCCATTGTTTCCGCAGCCAACCATTATCTTGAAAAATTTAACAGGGACAACGAAGTAAGATTTGATATTATTTCGGTCCTACCTGACGAAAAAAAGAAATTAATCATTGAACATATAACCGATGCTTTTGAAGCGTTAGATGCCAATTAACTATGGAAAATCCGGATTGGGAAATTATATATTCTGTCGTCGTTTATGTCTTAAAAAATTATCCGCTGAAAATAATTTTTTATATGTCTTTATGTTTCGTTTTAGGGATCATCATTAGCATTATCCTGAGCCTGATTTTAAAGAGATATAAAATTATTTCCAGACAGCAGAAATATTACAATTGGGCGGTGAAGCTTTATATTCCGGCAATTTTCATCATCAACCTTATTTTCTCCCTTAAACTGGGGCTTTTTTGGGGTACTTACGAAGCGCTTAAAAAGGACAGCTACTCTATTTCGCAGCAAACTTATAATGCGGCTACGTATTATGCTTTTAAAGACGAAAAATCAAGAAAACACTTTGTTGGAAAGCTGCAGTCGGTGGTATCAGATCTGAGCAACAGCAATCAGAATACAAAGATTCAGATTGTGGATATTGCAAAAGCGTATGACACCAAATACCAGGCGGTAGACCGTCCGAAAAATTGGCTGGCTTCTTTGTTTGCTGAAAAATACGGCGACAGGATTCACACAATGGTATTGTATGGAATGCTTAATGCCGTTCCCCATGTCAATATTTCAGAAAGTATTTCCTACAGTGAATTTGATCAATTGACCCATCAGCTGATCATGCTGGATTCTAAGGATGTGGAATCTTCTATTGTGAAGAAAATACAGAATTTGTTTCTCATGGTTCTGAAATCACAGTTTAAAACGATCGTCAAAGGAATTCTTATCATCTGGTTATTGCTTATGCTGATTCCATTAGTTGAATTCTGCATTTACCAGTATGTAATGAAAAGAAAACAGAATAACAGTGTACCAATGTAATCATGTCACAGTGTGCTATATTTTATTGTTACATGGATAGACTGATGCATTCTTACATTTTAAAAATATAATTTTTATGAAAACAATACTCATTACCGGAGCTACTTCCGGAATAGGAAAATCTACGGCAGAACTTCTTGCCAGACAGGGAAACCGAATCATCATTTGTGGAAGAAGAAGTGATGTCTTGGAATCTTTAAAAACAGAGCTTTCTCAATATGCCGAAATATTTAGTTTAATATTTGATGTAAGGAATCTTGAAGAAGTTGAAAAAGCAGTAAGCACTCTTCCTGAAGAATGGAAGAATATTGATGTTTTAATCAATAATGCAGGAAATGCTCACGGTTTGGAACCTCTTTCTGCCGGAAAGACAGATGATTGGGATTCTATGATCGATGGAAATGTAAAAGGACTTTTATATGTTTCCAAAATGATCATTCCCTCTATGAAAGACCGTAATTCAGGGCATATTGTAAACATTAGTTCAGTGGCGGCAAGGCAGACTTATGCTAATGGGACTGTATATTGTGCAACTAAAAAAGCAGTTGATGTAATTTCTGAAGGAATGCGTCTGGAACTTACCGAATTTGGAATCAAAGTAACCAATATTCAGCCGGGAGCAGTAGAAACAGATTTTTCACTGATAAGATTCAAAGGAGATAGTGAAAGAGCCGCAACGGTATATGCGGGTTATGAAGCTTTAAAGGCTGAAGATATTGCCGATGCTATTGCTTACTGTGTTAATGCTTCAAAACATGTGATGGTTTCAGATATGACCATTTATCCAAGTGCCCAGAGCGAGCCGAGAACGATTTACAGAAAATAAGGTGAAAAGGATATTACTTTTTATCCTGCTTTTCTCATGGGCTTTTTGGAACTGTCAACAGATAGATTCCTTTCAAAAAGATGAAAAGCTATTTGAAAATATTAAACTCCTGGATAGTTATTTACAGAATAATAATGGAAGGATAGTTGATATTTTGGATCCGGATGTATCTTTTGGCCATTCTAACGGTTGGGTACAGAACATTGAAGATTTCAAAAAAGATTTTTCATCAAAAAAAGTGATTTACAGAGACATTCATCAGACAGAACTTTCTGAGATCAAGAGATATAAAAATACAGCAAGCATCAGAAGAAAAATAAAAGTTTTAGGAACATATAAAAACCAGGATTTTGAAATGCAACTGGCTTTGCTGGAGATCTGGATAAAAAAGAATGCAGTATGGAAACTCTGGAGTCGGCAGAGTGTCGAAATAAAGCCATAAATTTGCATGAATTTGAAGCAATTTTGCCTTTTCCGGGATGTTGCTCCTTAGTTTAAAATTAAAGAAATGAAAATTCTATATCTGGAAACCTCTTCCAAAAACTGTTCTGTAGCTATTTCAGACGATGAAAAATTGTTATGTCTGTGTGAAGAAGTTTCAGACAACTATAAACAGTCTGAAAGCCTTCATACCTATGTAGAATGGGCATTGGAAGGCGCAGGCCTTAGTATGAAAGATATTGAGGCGGTTTCATTGGGAAAAGGACCCGGTTCTTATACCGGATTAAGGATTGGAGCTGCTTCGGCAAAAGGTTTCTGCTATGGACTGAAAGTGCCACTCCTGGCCGTGAATTCTCTTGAGAGTATGATAGAGCCTTTTTTAGGCGAAAACTATGATTATATAGTGCCATTGATCGATGCGAGAAGAATGGAGGTTTATACAGCCGTTTATGATGGTATAACGGGAAAAGAATTATCACCAACCGAGGCCAAAATATTAGATGAAACTTCTTTTGAAGAATTTAAAGATAAAAAAGTGATTTTTGTAGGAGACGGAGCAAAGAAAGCCCGGGATATTCTGGAACTTCCCAATGCGGATTTTAAAGACGATATCTACCCTTCTACACAATACCTGATTAAAAAGACCTTAGAAAAGCTCAGTCAAAAGGAATTCGAAGATATTGCCTACTTTGAACCTTTCTATCTGAAAGACTTTCACGGAGTAAAGAAAAAGAAAAGCGAAGAATAAATCTTCGCTTTTCTTTTTTATTTAGGCATTGTCGGAATGTTGTCAGGAATAGTTTCTTTCTGTTTATTCGACTTCTGTTTCTGCTTATTTTCAGATTTTGGAGGTGTAACTTCCTGTAGAGACTGTAAAAGCTGGCTATTATCAGGATTTTGAGGAATATTGTTACTTTGATTCTGCACTGGCTGTGCCGTTGTTCCCGGTTGCTGAGGAAGAGAATTCCCCTTATTATCAGTCGCCTGGAAGGAAAGTTCACTTTTCAGATAATTGAGCATTTCCTTAGCCTTTATGCCTTCCGGCGTTTTAGAATAATTCAGCGCTATCTGCTCCAGTTGCAGGATCATAACTTCTTTGCCGCTCAATTTACCTGTATTGAAAGCATTGAGAAGGTGAAGTTTAGGAATAAGAGCATCCTTGGGATACTTTTGTATAGTCTGGTCTATAATCTCCCTGCTTTCTCCAAACTTTTCAGATTCATACAATGCATATGCCTTTTTGTATTCATTTTCAACATCTTCTGATGATTTTACGAATGAATTGTTTTTAGGATTTCTTGCAAATTCTGCGTAAGAGGTATAAGGATAATCGGTTAAAAGAATCTGTTTGGCTCTTTCTGAGGCCTGTGGAGTCTTTTGATAATTCATGGCAAAGATTTCGTACAGAGCCTGAAGCATTACTTTTTCCTCAGGTTTTACATCAACAAGATCATACAGCGTTTTGGTGGCCAAAGTTGTATTGGTAAAATAATTCTGATACATTATCCCCAAACCTAAAGAAGCAGTGTCTCTGTCTTTCTTTAACTGACCCAATTTTTCCTGATCTGTAGGGATCTGTTCAATATAGAATGTGGGCTCAAAACGTCTGGGATTAGGGGCTGAAGTAACTCCCAGAGCTTCATTTTTCATGTCTTCAATAGACGCCATTTTCTTTGAAAAACGCCAGTTGTCGGCTAATGCTCTGTCTCCCCAGATCTGCTTAAATGAGGATGTTCCTTTGCTTATTGTCCCTGTATTACTGAAATAAAATCCTTTGGTCGTTACTCCGAAATCCTCAAAAGAATTCGAGTTATTAGCAAATATAGAATTCGCGCTGTAATCTCCATTGTCAAAGCCTTTGTTTCTTTCTGCACGTCTTCTCTCCTGCTCTTCTTTTTCTTCCTTTGCTTTCAGTTTCGCGATGTACTTGGTAAAAAAGTCAGTTTTCTGAGTATCGCTCATCTTCGCTAAAGAAAGAATACTGTCATTTTTCTTGATCAGATAATAGTTTTTAGAGATCTTCTTAATATAGGTAGATTGGTCCTTTAATAGGATCTTGGAAGGTTCATAGGTCATCACTGTAAGAGCTGAGTCATAGTAAGTTCCTGCACCAATATAGTCGTTCTTTTCTAGATAGCTCTTTCCTATTTCGTAATAGGTAAGCCCTCTTACCTGAGGATCAGAAACTTTTTCGAATAAAGACTTTTTGAAAAAATCCTGTGCTTCATCTTTTTTTCCTGCCTTGTTGGCCATCAAACCTAAAGCATAATAGAATTCATTCTTTCTGGAAGCGTAAGTTCCTTTTTTACTGATGCCCTCCAGATAATTTTTAGCGCCGTTATAGTCCCCTTTTCCATTGAAAGTCTTGGCAATAGCGATTTGGGATTTCACTTCAAATTCAAAATCACTGGCATATTTATAAGCCTGAGTAAAGCTTTCACGCGCTTTTTCATTCTGGTTCAGATTTTCATAAACCTGTCCTCTCAGATAAGCAATTCTGCTTTTTAGTTTTCTGTCAGAGTTCAGTTCAAAAGCCCTGTCCAGCTCAGCACTTGCTTCTTCCGGTTTTCCCGAATCCAGAAGAGCTTCAGAATAATAAATACTTAGCAGTTTAGCATAACTTTTATTGATATCTTCCCCTTTCAGTTTAGCGAAAGCTTCGTTTGCTTTATGGTAATCTTTGATCTTGGCATAAGCCACACCCTGATAAATCCTTGCCAGAGGAAGCCTTTTATCATCCTTCATATGTGTAAAGACATAGTTAAGGGCATCCAGAGCCTGTACAGCTTTATTTTGGTAGATTCTTGACTGTACAAGGATCATATAAGCATCAAAGATCTTTTTATTTTTTTCTTCACCGCTTCTGATAACAGAGTATTTGGTAATGGCTTTTTGAGCCTTTGCTTCAGCAATTTCTAATGTGGTTGCTCCTTTATTCTGAAGATCATCAGGCATTCCCGGAGTATTTCCATTGGCACCCGGCATCCCTGGAGGCATTCCCGGAGCTCCTCTTCCGGAAGAAGGCGGCTGGTTGACTTCTGCCATTTTCATGGAATTTTCAGCGAAGGCAGCAGATTGACCCAGATCACTACCCAAAGGTTGGTCTTCAAACGTAAGAATAGGAATATAAGGCGCATAAAAATTGTCCTTATGTCCCTTGTCTCTGCTCGTAAATTCACTGTTTAACGCGTCTTTAGCATTAAAAAGGGTATTATAGTATGTGGAAAATCCTTTCATGAATTTTGAACGCTGTTCCGGCTTTTTGGTCTTGGTAGCACAGGAAGCAACGATACACATGATTAAAAGGAATAAAATATTCTTTTTCATTATTCAATATAACTCTCTTATCTGATTTTTATTATCAGCAGTTGGTGATTTTGTAAAAATAATAAAATTTTATAATGAATAATATTTATATTTCATTCAAAATTTTGTAAACCAAGTGGGTAGGAAGTCCCATGATGGTATAAAAGCTTCCGCTCAGCTTCCTGATCTTTGCCATACCCAGCCATTCCTGGATCCCATAACTTCCCGCTTTGTCGAAAGGTTTGTAATTTTGAATGTAATATTCTATCTCATCATCTGTAATTTCATCCAACTCTACATCAGCCACATCGGTTTCTGTATATGTTTTGTCAGCAGATTTTATCGTAATTCCGGTATAAACCTGATGTGTTTTTCCGGAAAGCATACGAAGCATCTGTCGGGCTTCATTGTCATCCTTAGGTTTTCCAAGGACTTGCCCGTCTGCAGCGACTACGGTATCGGCTGTTAATAATACTTCATCAGGTGCTAAATCTCTGAATGCTTTTGCTTTTAATTCAGACAGATAAGCGGCGGCCTCTCCTATTTTGATTTCCTCAGGAAGTATTTCTTCACAGTCAATTTTGACCACTTGAAAATCAAATCCTAAACTTGAAAGCAATTCTTTTCTTCTCGGCGACTGGGATGCTAAAAGTAATTTCATCAATAAATTTTATACAGATTGGGTATTATCATCATGCCAGTTCCCCTGAACTTTCATTACTTGTTCTATAACGTCACGTACAGCACCACTCCCTCCTTTTTTTACCGAAATATAGTCAGATATTCCTTTAACTTCAGGAACAGCATTTTCAGGGCATGCAGCGATTGCAGAGTTTTCCATGATGTGGATATCCGGAAGATCATCTCCCATCGTCAGAATCTCTTCGTTTTTAAGATTGTATTTCTTTTTAAAATCTTCAAAATCAACCATTTTATTGTGGGATTTTGGATAATAATCGTCTATTCCGAGATAATTGATTCTGTGTTTCACCATTTCGTCATTCCCTCCGGTAATTACGCCAATTAAATAATTGTTTTTTAATGCTTTAACAACTGCGTATCCGTCCAGGACGTTCATCACTCTGCACATATTTCCGCCAGGCATCAGATACACGCTTCCGTCTGTGAAAACCCCGTCTACATCAAATACAAATGCCTTAATATCTTTTAATTTCTCTTTATAACTCATACATTTTTTGAATAGAATGATTCATTGTTTTATAAATTTCAAGACTTTCGTCTTTTAATAACTGCTCATGTAATTCCAGAACTCTCACGTCATTTCTTACAGCAGGTCCCGTTTGGGCTGCTTTAGGTTCAATTTCATAAATTTTCTGAACCGTTTCGTCAATAAGCGGTAGAAAATAATTAAACGGAATTTCCTGTGAATCAGAAATTTCTTTTGCTCTTGCAAAAAGATGATTAACGAAATTGCAGGCAAAAACAGCGGTCAGATGAATATACTTTCTCTTTTCGTAGCTGCTTTCCATGACATTCTCAGAAATCCTGGAAGCAAGTTCAAAAAGAATTTCTTTGTCATCTTCATTTTCTGTTTCAATAAAGAATGGGATCTTTCCGTAATCCAGTTCTTTTGATTTTGAAAAGGTCTGCAAAGGATAAAAACTTGATTTTCTGTACTCTCCTGTCAGAATTTCTTTGGGTAGCGATCCTGAGGTATGGGCGACCAGACAGTCTTTTTTAGTGATAATTTCAGACACATTTTCAACAGAATTGTCACTTACACAGATGATATACAGATCTGCGTCCTGAAGATGTTCAGTAGAATAAGGAACATCCAGTTCTTCAGAAATTTTTCTGAGTTCTTCTCCATTCCTCCCAAAAATCTGCAGTAATGGAATGTTTTTCAGAATGAAAGCTTTTGCCATGTGGTAGGCCACATTTCCGGAACCTATAATTACAATTTGCATCTAACAAAGATAAGATTTTAAAGGAAGATGAATGCAGGAGGATGTAAGTTTATAATGAAACCGCTCATTGCCCTTTGTCTAAAGCTTAGCACATAACGATCTGATATTATTTTAAATATTTGGACTGAAAATTGAATAAGTAATTTAACTTTCGGCTATTTTTGTAATCCAAAACAGTGAAAGCATCTTATGAAGATTAAGGACGCGGAAATTATTTCGTTGATGCAGAATCCACGGACGCAGGAAAAAGGTGTCCGTGCCTTGATGGATGCTTATCAAAGCAGATTGTACTGGCACATCCGAAGAATTATTGTAGATGGAGATCTTGCTCAGGATACGCTGCAGGAGACTTTTATTAAAGCCTATCAGAATTTTCACCAGTTCAAAAATGACAGCCAGCTGTATACCTGGCTTTACAGGATTGCCACCAATGAGGCATTACAGCAGGTCAATAAGATGAAGAAAATGCAGAAAACGGATGAAGATCCGGAGTATTATATGCAGAATCTGGTGGCCGACAATACAGAAGGAGATGCAGAAGAAATACAGCTGTTGCTCCAGAATGCCATACAAAGCCTGCCCGAAAAGCAGAAACTGGTATTTATGATGCGGTATTATGATGATTTGCCCTACGAAGAGATATCAAAAATTGTAGATATGTCGGTAGGGACCTTAAAGACCAATTATCATTATGCCAAACAGAAAATAGAAGAATTTATTAAAGAAAATTACGAAAGATAATTTTTTGACCCCAACAAAGATGAAAGAGTTCGACATAGAAAAACTAGAACGAAAGAATATTTACAAGGTTCCGGATGATTTATTTGCAAACATCCAGAGCAGTGTAATGAACGAAGTGAAAGTGGATAAAAAAGCACCGGTTTTTAAATTGAACTGGATGTATGCCGCTGCGGCATCACTGGCTTTGATATTCGGAGCAACATATGTTTTTAATTCTGACAATGATCCGGCAAAAGATGGGTTGAATTCAAAAACGTATGCCGCGAATAAGCAGGAACCTAAAACAGAAAGCGAACGCGCTTATGAAACGCTGGAAGCAGATTTAACTTCTATTGAAAATAACAATCAAAGAAGTAATAATCAGGTAAATAAAACGGTTTCATATACTCCTGAAAATAGAGGTAACCATGTAACAGCACCGCAGCCCGTAAAAGCTGCCGTTAAAAAAGAAGAAACTAAAATGAATGAATACCTGGATTCGTTTTCCAATTCTGAAATTTCAGAGTTAGCAAGCAATTCTACCCAGGACGTTTATTTAGATCTATATAATTAAAAGAAAGATGAAAAAGATATTATTTACACTTTTTATTATTTATGGTTTTGGTTTGAATGCACAAAATGCTCAGACTACAGATTATGACTGGAAAAAGATGGATCCTAAACAAAGAAAAGAGGTAATAAACAATCTTTCTCCGGAAGAAAGAAAGGAACTGCTCAAGAAGTTTAGGAATAATATGGTGTTGGAAAATCTCGAAATTGATGCCAACGATAAAACAGAATTTACACAGCTGTATAACGAATATCTGGAGAATCAGAAACAAATAAAAGGTCAGTTTGACCCTAACTTCAATCCGGAAACTTTATCTGATGACGAAGCCAAAGCCAAACTTCAGCAGAGTTTCGAAGTAGGACAGAAGTTGTTGGATAACAGAAAGAAATATGCTGATAAAATGCAGCAGGTGATTCCTTGCCAAAAAGTATTAAAACTATTCCAGTCTGAGGGAATGATGAGAGATAAGATGAATGAAAGAAAACCTCACAGCGGACATGATAATACGGCAAGGCCCAAATAAGTCCCATAATAGTTTATTTTTTTAATGTTGGACGGCTCTTACAGACAATTGTTTGTGAGAGCCGTTTAGTTTTAAAGGGAACTCTTAGTTTTGTGGGAAATTCAATCATGAAAAAAATACTGTTGTTTTTAATGTTTTCAGTTTTGTTACCCGCTCAAAAAATGGAAATAATTAAGCTGGATAAAAACTTCAAAGACAAAAATTCACGTACAAAATCACTCAATTTAATAGACAGCAGAGCAGATAAAGATTTGGGAACCTTACTCTATAAATGAGAATCTGTTCAAATGAAATTCAGTAATGAAGATTTAAAAATCATGTGGAAGCATGGTTTGCTGATGATAAAGGATATTATATCGTTACTTCCAGACGGGAACTTTATCCGAAAAACAATAATACAGGAGCGATGATTGGAGTGATGACAGGAGGAATCATTGGTGGGCTTATTGGAGCGGCAATTGATTCCCAATCAAAAACGGACAGAAATGCCAACACTACTTTATCCCATGTTTATATAGACTCTTTAACAGGCGCTTACATCTTTGAAAAATAAATTTCACACGGTAAATTAAAGCGAGATAATGTCTCACATTTTTTTATCTTTGCAAATTACAACGTTCTTAAATGAAAAACATACGAAATTTTTGCATAATCGCTCATATTGACCACGGTAAAAGTACTTTGGCAGACCGTCTTTTGGAGTATACCAATACCGTTACTCAAAGAGAATTACAGTCTCAGACCCTGGATGATATGGATTTGGAGAAAGAACGTGGGATTACCATTAAATCTCACGCCATCCAGATGGATTATGAATATAAAGGAGAAAAGTATATCTTAAACCTGATCGATACACCGGGACACGTAGATTTTTCTTACGAGGTTTCCCGTTCTATTGCGGCTTGTGAAGGAGCACTTCTTATTGTAGATGCGGCACAGAGCATTCAGGCGCAGACCATCAGTAATCTTTATTTAGCACTAGAAAATGACTTGGAAATTATTCCAATTCTGAATAAAATAGATCTTCCATCTGCAAACCCTGAAGAAGTTACCGACGAAATTATGGGACTTTTGGGATGTAAATATGAAGATGTTCTTAGAGTTTCCGGAAAAACTGGGGAAGGCGTTCATGATTTATTGGAACAAATTGTCAACAGAATTCCAGCTCCCGTTGGAGATCCCAATGCACCATTACAGGCATTGATCTTTGACTCGGTTTACAACCCGTTCAGAGGAATTGAAGCTTACTTTAAAGTGGTAAACGGAAGTATCTCTAAAAACGAGAAAATTAAATTTTTCGCTACCGGAAAAGAATATGGCGCTGATGAAGTGGGAACTTTGAAATTAAAACAGGTTCCTAAAAAAACGATCCAATGTGGTGATGTTGGGTATATTATTTCAGGGATTAAAGATGCCAGAGAAGTAAAAGTAGGTGATACCATTACCTCTTTTGTAAACCCGGCTGATTCCGCTATCGATGGTTTTGAAGAAGTAAAACCAATGGTTTTTGCAGGGATTTATCCAATCGAATCTGAGGATTTTGAAGAATTAAGATTCTCTCTGGAAAAATTAAGACTGAATGATGCCTCTTTGGTTTTCGAACCGGAAAGTTCTGCAGCACTTGGATTTGGTTTCCGTTGCGGATTCCTGGGAATGCTTCACATGGAAATCGTTCAGGAACGTCTTGACAGAGAATTTGATATGAACGTGATTACCACTGTACCCAACGTTTCATACCATGGTTATTCTAAAAAAGAGCCTGAAACAACTATTTTGATTAATAACCCGTCAGAAATGATGGATCCTTCCATTCTGGACAGAGTAGAAGAACCATTTATTAAAGCTTCTATCATTACAAAATCTGACTTTGTAGGTCCTGTAATGACTCTTTGTATTGAAAAAAGAGGGGAAATTATAAACCAAAGTTACTTAACGGCAGACAGAGTAGAGCTGACATTCA includes:
- a CDS encoding SDR family NAD(P)-dependent oxidoreductase, with the translated sequence MKTILITGATSGIGKSTAELLARQGNRIIICGRRSDVLESLKTELSQYAEIFSLIFDVRNLEEVEKAVSTLPEEWKNIDVLINNAGNAHGLEPLSAGKTDDWDSMIDGNVKGLLYVSKMIIPSMKDRNSGHIVNISSVAARQTYANGTVYCATKKAVDVISEGMRLELTEFGIKVTNIQPGAVETDFSLIRFKGDSERAATVYAGYEALKAEDIADAIAYCVNASKHVMVSDMTIYPSAQSEPRTIYRK
- a CDS encoding RNA polymerase sigma factor — encoded protein: MKIKDAEIISLMQNPRTQEKGVRALMDAYQSRLYWHIRRIIVDGDLAQDTLQETFIKAYQNFHQFKNDSQLYTWLYRIATNEALQQVNKMKKMQKTDEDPEYYMQNLVADNTEGDAEEIQLLLQNAIQSLPEKQKLVFMMRYYDDLPYEEISKIVDMSVGTLKTNYHYAKQKIEEFIKENYER
- a CDS encoding tetratricopeptide repeat protein produces the protein MKKNILFLLIMCIVASCATKTKKPEQRSKFMKGFSTYYNTLFNAKDALNSEFTSRDKGHKDNFYAPYIPILTFEDQPLGSDLGQSAAFAENSMKMAEVNQPPSSGRGAPGMPPGMPGANGNTPGMPDDLQNKGATTLEIAEAKAQKAITKYSVIRSGEEKNKKIFDAYMILVQSRIYQNKAVQALDALNYVFTHMKDDKRLPLARIYQGVAYAKIKDYHKANEAFAKLKGEDINKSYAKLLSIYYSEALLDSGKPEEASAELDRAFELNSDRKLKSRIAYLRGQVYENLNQNEKARESFTQAYKYASDFEFEVKSQIAIAKTFNGKGDYNGAKNYLEGISKKGTYASRKNEFYYALGLMANKAGKKDEAQDFFKKSLFEKVSDPQVRGLTYYEIGKSYLEKNDYIGAGTYYDSALTVMTYEPSKILLKDQSTYIKKISKNYYLIKKNDSILSLAKMSDTQKTDFFTKYIAKLKAKEEKEEQERRRAERNKGFDNGDYSANSIFANNSNSFEDFGVTTKGFYFSNTGTISKGTSSFKQIWGDRALADNWRFSKKMASIEDMKNEALGVTSAPNPRRFEPTFYIEQIPTDQEKLGQLKKDRDTASLGLGIMYQNYFTNTTLATKTLYDLVDVKPEEKVMLQALYEIFAMNYQKTPQASERAKQILLTDYPYTSYAEFARNPKNNSFVKSSEDVENEYKKAYALYESEKFGESREIIDQTIQKYPKDALIPKLHLLNAFNTGKLSGKEVMILQLEQIALNYSKTPEGIKAKEMLNYLKSELSFQATDNKGNSLPQQPGTTAQPVQNQSNNIPQNPDNSQLLQSLQEVTPPKSENKQKQKSNKQKETIPDNIPTMPK
- a CDS encoding KdsC family phosphatase — protein: MSYKEKLKDIKAFVFDVDGVFTDGSVYLMPGGNMCRVMNVLDGYAVVKALKNNYLIGVITGGNDEMVKHRINYLGIDDYYPKSHNKMVDFEDFKKKYNLKNEEILTMGDDLPDIHIMENSAIAACPENAVPEVKGISDYISVKKGGSGAVRDVIEQVMKVQGNWHDDNTQSV
- a CDS encoding Rossmann-like and DUF2520 domain-containing protein; its protein translation is MQIVIIGSGNVAYHMAKAFILKNIPLLQIFGRNGEELRKISEELDVPYSTEHLQDADLYIICVSDNSVENVSEIITKKDCLVAHTSGSLPKEILTGEYRKSSFYPLQTFSKSKELDYGKIPFFIETENEDDKEILFELASRISENVMESSYEKRKYIHLTAVFACNFVNHLFARAKEISDSQEIPFNYFLPLIDETVQKIYEIEPKAAQTGPAVRNDVRVLELHEQLLKDESLEIYKTMNHSIQKMYEL
- a CDS encoding nuclear transport factor 2 family protein, producing MKRILLFILLFSWAFWNCQQIDSFQKDEKLFENIKLLDSYLQNNNGRIVDILDPDVSFGHSNGWVQNIEDFKKDFSSKKVIYRDIHQTELSEIKRYKNTASIRRKIKVLGTYKNQDFEMQLALLEIWIKKNAVWKLWSRQSVEIKP
- a CDS encoding Maf family protein, coding for MKLLLASQSPRRKELLSSLGFDFQVVKIDCEEILPEEIKIGEAAAYLSELKAKAFRDLAPDEVLLTADTVVAADGQVLGKPKDDNEARQMLRMLSGKTHQVYTGITIKSADKTYTETDVADVELDEITDDEIEYYIQNYKPFDKAGSYGIQEWLGMAKIRKLSGSFYTIMGLPTHLVYKILNEI
- the tsaB gene encoding tRNA (adenosine(37)-N6)-threonylcarbamoyltransferase complex dimerization subunit type 1 TsaB is translated as MKILYLETSSKNCSVAISDDEKLLCLCEEVSDNYKQSESLHTYVEWALEGAGLSMKDIEAVSLGKGPGSYTGLRIGAASAKGFCYGLKVPLLAVNSLESMIEPFLGENYDYIVPLIDARRMEVYTAVYDGITGKELSPTEAKILDETSFEEFKDKKVIFVGDGAKKARDILELPNADFKDDIYPSTQYLIKKTLEKLSQKEFEDIAYFEPFYLKDFHGVKKKKSEE
- a CDS encoding YraN family protein, yielding MATHNDFGKTAEDLAAEYLQKNGYKIITRNFRFQKAEIDIIAEKEKLIIIVEVKARSTDTFMLPQEAVTRTKIKSIVSAANHYLEKFNRDNEVRFDIISVLPDEKKKLIIEHITDAFEALDAN
- the lepA gene encoding translation elongation factor 4, producing the protein MKNIRNFCIIAHIDHGKSTLADRLLEYTNTVTQRELQSQTLDDMDLEKERGITIKSHAIQMDYEYKGEKYILNLIDTPGHVDFSYEVSRSIAACEGALLIVDAAQSIQAQTISNLYLALENDLEIIPILNKIDLPSANPEEVTDEIMGLLGCKYEDVLRVSGKTGEGVHDLLEQIVNRIPAPVGDPNAPLQALIFDSVYNPFRGIEAYFKVVNGSISKNEKIKFFATGKEYGADEVGTLKLKQVPKKTIQCGDVGYIISGIKDAREVKVGDTITSFVNPADSAIDGFEEVKPMVFAGIYPIESEDFEELRFSLEKLRLNDASLVFEPESSAALGFGFRCGFLGMLHMEIVQERLDREFDMNVITTVPNVSYHGYSKKEPETTILINNPSEMMDPSILDRVEEPFIKASIITKSDFVGPVMTLCIEKRGEIINQSYLTADRVELTFNMPLAEVVFDFYDRLKSISKGYASFDYSPIGMRSSKLVKMDILINGDMVDALSSLIHDSNAYYIGKKMCEKLRELIPRQQFDIAVQAALGAKVIARETIKALRKDVTAKCYGGDISRKRKLLEKQKEGKKKMKQIGRVEVPQSAFMAVLKLND